In Daucus carota subsp. sativus chromosome 4, DH1 v3.0, whole genome shotgun sequence, one DNA window encodes the following:
- the LOC108218892 gene encoding sigma factor binding protein 1, chloroplastic: MNKLVPGVHLPNKASKPIHKPKKKPVKVVYISNPMKVNTSASQFRALVQELTGRDADDLPAPPFLQHFNVDNSQEQVVREQEEKEVHKEAEQAATATLCVDDEDKHNGSDLLPLQDINGYFSPSNFWYESVFHVDGSKV; encoded by the coding sequence ATGAACAAACTAGTACCCGGCGTTCATCTTCCGAACAAGGCGTCAAAACCGATACACAAACCCAAGAAAAAACCGGTGAAAGTGGTGTACATCTCAAACCCTATGAAAGTCAACACGAGTGCTTCTCAGTTCAGAGCTCTGGTTCAGGAACTCACTGGCAGAGACGCTGATGACTTGCCTGCACCACCGTTTCTACAacattttaatgttgataattCTCAAGAACAAGTAGTGAGGGAGCAGGAGGAGAAGGAGGTGCACAAAGAAGCTGAGCAGGCTGCAACTGCAACATTGTGTGTTGATGATGAAGATAAACATAACGGGTCGGATCTATTGCCGTTGCAAGACATTAACGGATATTTCTCGCCCTCCAACTTTTGGTATGAATCTGTCTTTCATGTTGATGGTTCCAAAGTCTAG